In Luteibacter mycovicinus, a genomic segment contains:
- a CDS encoding acyl-CoA dehydrogenase family protein — MDIPVMGQGFGFSDEQMAFREAARDFAASELAPRAAHWDAESIFPREAIGKAGELGFCGLYVDEAAGGSGLTRLDAAIVFEELAAADPSTAAFISIHNMATWMLATHARSSLRAEWGPTLCSGAKLASYCLTEPGAGSDAASLQTRAVRDGDAYVLHGSKAFISGAGATDMLVVMARTGGEGARGISPFAVPADAEGITYGRKEDKLGWNSQPTRGITFDGVRVPASNLLGEEGEGFRIAMKGLDGGRINISACSLGAAQGALDAARRYLGERRQFGRKLGEFQALQFKLADMATQLVAARQMVHTAARKLDARSHDATVWCAMAKRFATDAGFNICNDALQLHGGYGYIREYPIERLLRDSRVHQILEGTNEIMRVIVARHLLNTEEELR; from the coding sequence ATGGATATTCCTGTGATGGGGCAAGGTTTCGGCTTCAGCGACGAGCAGATGGCATTTCGCGAGGCGGCGCGCGATTTCGCGGCATCCGAACTGGCGCCGCGTGCGGCGCACTGGGACGCCGAGAGCATCTTTCCGCGTGAGGCCATCGGCAAGGCGGGCGAACTGGGTTTCTGCGGCCTGTATGTCGACGAAGCGGCCGGCGGCAGCGGGCTGACCCGGCTGGATGCGGCGATTGTGTTTGAAGAACTCGCCGCCGCCGATCCATCCACCGCGGCGTTCATCAGTATCCACAACATGGCGACGTGGATGCTGGCGACGCATGCACGTTCTTCGTTGCGTGCCGAATGGGGTCCGACGCTGTGCAGCGGGGCGAAGCTTGCGTCGTACTGCCTGACCGAGCCGGGCGCCGGTTCCGATGCGGCGTCTCTGCAGACGCGCGCCGTGCGTGATGGTGACGCATACGTGCTCCACGGCAGCAAGGCCTTCATCTCGGGAGCCGGTGCCACCGACATGCTCGTGGTCATGGCCCGCACGGGGGGCGAGGGTGCGCGTGGTATCAGTCCATTCGCCGTACCCGCCGACGCCGAAGGCATTACGTATGGGCGTAAGGAGGACAAGCTCGGCTGGAACAGTCAGCCCACGCGGGGCATCACGTTCGACGGCGTTCGTGTGCCGGCGTCGAACCTTCTGGGCGAAGAGGGTGAAGGGTTTCGGATTGCCATGAAGGGTCTGGACGGTGGGCGGATCAACATCAGCGCCTGTTCACTCGGTGCCGCACAGGGCGCCCTGGACGCCGCGCGGCGTTATCTCGGTGAGCGGCGGCAGTTCGGGCGCAAGCTGGGCGAGTTCCAGGCCTTGCAGTTCAAGCTGGCCGATATGGCGACCCAGCTGGTCGCCGCTCGACAGATGGTGCACACGGCGGCGCGCAAGCTCGACGCACGCAGTCACGACGCCACGGTGTGGTGCGCCATGGCCAAGCGCTTCGCCACCGATGCGGGATTCAACATCTGCAACGACGCCCTGCAGCTCCATGGCGGCTATGGCTATATTCGCGAGTACCCGATCGAACGGTTGCTGCGCGACAGCCGTGTGCATCAGATACTGGAAGGCACCAACGAAATCATGCGCGTGATCGTGGCGCGCCACTTGCTCAACACTGAAGAGGAGTTGCGATGA
- a CDS encoding enoyl-CoA hydratase/isomerase family protein — MSDVLFEERDGRDGRRIGIATLHAPKTLNGLSLTMASLLDAQLRAWADDDAIAVVVLQGAGEKALCAGGDLHGLYRSMVDYREAGGGEITRNAYASEFFSTEYRLDYRIHTYAKPILCWGHGIVMGGGIGLMAGASHRVVTERSKLAFPEITVGLYPDVGGSWLLSRVPDRGGMFLALTGAPLGAGDAIHAGLADHFIPENAHPEVMNALSNANWSSSASANHDTLTALLRSIEQPVSPGPLQGHAGLIREVCGNERLDDIVGAIDAIQDDDTWLQNARTAPLGGAPGSARLGFELQRRASTLSLADTFRLEYIVSLHCAAHGDFAEGIRALLIDKDRQPRWNPATLAEATSSWAESFFNAPFSAEAHPLADLGSQPESYA; from the coding sequence ATGAGCGACGTGCTGTTCGAAGAGCGCGACGGGCGGGATGGCCGACGTATCGGCATCGCGACACTCCATGCGCCGAAGACCCTCAACGGGCTCTCACTGACGATGGCGAGCCTGCTGGATGCCCAGCTTCGCGCATGGGCCGACGACGACGCGATCGCGGTGGTCGTCCTGCAGGGAGCCGGCGAGAAGGCCCTTTGCGCGGGCGGCGACTTGCATGGCTTGTATCGAAGCATGGTCGACTACCGGGAAGCAGGCGGCGGTGAGATCACGCGCAACGCGTATGCCAGTGAGTTCTTTTCGACCGAGTACCGGCTGGACTATCGCATCCACACCTATGCCAAACCGATCCTCTGCTGGGGGCACGGCATCGTCATGGGTGGCGGCATCGGACTGATGGCGGGAGCAAGCCACCGTGTGGTCACCGAGCGGTCGAAGCTCGCCTTCCCGGAAATTACCGTGGGACTCTATCCGGACGTGGGAGGCAGCTGGCTGTTGTCGCGTGTGCCCGATCGCGGCGGCATGTTCCTGGCCCTCACCGGCGCGCCGCTCGGCGCGGGCGATGCCATCCATGCGGGTCTCGCCGACCACTTCATTCCCGAGAATGCGCATCCGGAGGTCATGAACGCGCTGTCCAACGCGAACTGGTCGAGCTCGGCGAGCGCCAACCACGACACGCTGACCGCGCTTCTACGCTCCATCGAGCAGCCGGTGTCACCCGGTCCGCTGCAAGGGCACGCGGGTCTGATCCGCGAGGTCTGCGGCAACGAGCGGCTCGACGATATCGTTGGCGCCATCGATGCGATCCAGGATGACGATACCTGGCTGCAGAACGCAAGGACGGCGCCGCTTGGCGGTGCGCCTGGCTCCGCGCGGCTCGGCTTCGAGCTGCAGCGCCGCGCGTCGACGCTTTCTCTCGCCGATACCTTTCGCCTCGAATACATCGTGTCGCTGCATTGCGCCGCACACGGCGATTTTGCGGAGGGCATCCGTGCGCTGCTGATCGACAAGGACCGCCAACCGCGCTGGAACCCGGCAACGCTGGCCGAGGCGACATCGAGCTGGGCCGAATCTTTCTTCAATGCACCGTTCAGCGCGGAAGCGCATCCGCTTGCCGATCTGGGCAGTCAACCGGAGTCGTACGCATGA
- a CDS encoding enoyl-CoA hydratase — MTGYKDTDWTGLRLAFEGHTAIVTLINPPANTWTVRSLSALRDLVAALNADRDVYALVVTGEGEKFFSAGADLKQFADGDRALAREAARRFGEAFEALSAFRGVSIAAINGYAMGGGLECALACDLRIAEEHAQMALPEAGVGLLPCAGGTQNLPRLVGEGWAKRMILLGERVDAATALRIGLVEDVVPRGEGLNTALAWAARAAKQSPTSVTACKRLVQATRTQTHAAALVAEREAFVDLFDSADQTEGVHAFLEKRPAEWKNA; from the coding sequence ATGACCGGTTACAAGGACACCGACTGGACGGGGCTCAGGCTGGCGTTCGAAGGCCACACGGCCATCGTGACGCTGATCAACCCGCCAGCCAACACCTGGACGGTACGTAGCCTTTCCGCGCTTCGCGATCTCGTCGCGGCGCTGAATGCGGATCGTGATGTCTACGCCCTGGTGGTGACGGGCGAGGGGGAGAAATTCTTCTCGGCCGGCGCCGATCTCAAGCAGTTCGCGGATGGCGACCGCGCGCTGGCGCGTGAAGCCGCCCGTCGGTTCGGTGAGGCCTTCGAGGCGTTGTCGGCGTTCCGTGGCGTGAGCATCGCGGCCATCAACGGCTATGCGATGGGTGGCGGCCTCGAATGTGCACTCGCATGCGACCTTCGCATCGCCGAGGAACACGCGCAGATGGCCTTGCCGGAAGCGGGTGTGGGACTGCTGCCGTGTGCCGGCGGTACGCAGAACCTGCCGCGCCTGGTCGGCGAGGGCTGGGCGAAGCGGATGATCCTGCTCGGCGAGCGAGTCGACGCCGCGACGGCCTTGCGCATCGGGCTGGTGGAAGACGTGGTTCCCCGAGGCGAAGGGTTGAATACCGCGCTCGCATGGGCAGCGCGTGCCGCGAAGCAGAGCCCCACCAGCGTGACGGCCTGCAAGCGCCTGGTGCAGGCGACGCGCACTCAGACGCACGCCGCCGCGCTCGTCGCCGAGCGCGAAGCCTTCGTCGACCTGTTCGACAGCGCCGATCAGACGGAGGGCGTACACGCCTTTCTCGAGAAGCGCCCGGCCGAGTGGAAGAACGCATGA